A single genomic interval of Flavobacterium sp. N2820 harbors:
- the hutH gene encoding histidine ammonia-lyase produces the protein METIHYISSDLLSIETINEVVFQGKTLALSEEAVVNIEKCRKYLDDKMQSNSDPIYGINTGFGSLCNVKISNENLSKLQENLVKSHACGTGEEVPHEIVKIMLLLKIQSLSYGHSGVQLVTVQRLIDFYNNDILPVIYTQGSLGASGDLAPLAHLSLPLLGEGEVYVDGFRQPSAKVLEKFGWQPIVLQSKEGLALLNGTQFMSAYGVFCLIKSQKLAYLADVIGAISLEGFDGRLEPFTDLIHLVRPHKGQIQTAEHFRDLLEDSEIIAQPKVHVQDPYSFRCIPQVHGASKDTIDYVKRVFRTEINSVTDNPNIFVGEDLIISGGNFHGQPLALALDFLGIALSELGSISERRTYQLISGLRGLPAFLVNDPGLNSGFMIPQYTAASIASQNKQLATPASIDSIVSSNGQEDHVSMGANAATKTLRIVENIERILAIELLNGSQALAFRRPLKSSDFIESFVKSYREDVSFVSEDRILHYDIEKSIAFLNTFQIDLVD, from the coding sequence ATGGAAACCATACATTATATAAGTTCAGATTTATTATCAATTGAAACTATTAACGAAGTTGTATTTCAAGGAAAAACATTAGCTCTTTCTGAAGAAGCTGTTGTAAATATTGAAAAATGCCGAAAGTATCTAGATGATAAAATGCAATCAAATTCAGATCCAATTTATGGAATTAATACCGGTTTTGGTTCGCTATGTAATGTAAAAATTTCGAATGAAAATTTATCAAAATTGCAAGAAAACCTTGTGAAATCGCACGCTTGCGGAACGGGAGAAGAAGTGCCTCATGAAATTGTAAAAATCATGTTGTTGCTTAAAATTCAATCGTTAAGTTATGGACATTCAGGTGTTCAGTTAGTAACCGTGCAACGTTTGATTGATTTTTATAACAATGATATTTTACCCGTAATTTACACACAAGGTTCGTTAGGAGCTTCTGGCGATTTAGCTCCTTTAGCACATTTATCATTACCCTTGTTAGGTGAAGGCGAAGTATATGTTGATGGTTTTAGACAACCTTCGGCTAAAGTGTTAGAAAAATTTGGATGGCAACCCATTGTATTGCAATCAAAAGAAGGATTGGCTTTATTAAACGGAACCCAATTTATGAGCGCTTATGGGGTATTTTGTTTGATAAAATCGCAAAAATTAGCTTATTTGGCAGATGTAATTGGTGCTATTTCGTTAGAAGGTTTTGACGGAAGATTAGAGCCTTTTACCGATTTGATTCATTTAGTTCGTCCACATAAAGGGCAAATTCAAACGGCTGAACATTTTAGAGATTTATTAGAAGATAGTGAAATTATTGCGCAACCTAAAGTGCATGTGCAAGATCCTTATTCGTTTCGTTGTATTCCTCAAGTCCATGGGGCTTCTAAAGACACAATTGATTATGTAAAAAGAGTATTTCGTACCGAAATTAATTCGGTAACGGATAATCCAAATATTTTTGTTGGTGAAGATTTAATTATTTCGGGAGGAAATTTCCACGGACAGCCATTGGCATTGGCATTAGATTTTTTAGGAATAGCTTTGTCAGAATTAGGAAGTATTTCTGAAAGAAGAACGTATCAATTAATTTCGGGATTAAGAGGTTTACCAGCGTTTTTAGTAAACGATCCAGGATTGAATTCAGGATTTATGATTCCGCAATATACAGCAGCAAGTATTGCCAGTCAGAACAAACAATTGGCAACTCCAGCAAGTATTGATAGTATTGTTTCATCAAATGGACAAGAAGATCACGTGAGTATGGGAGCCAATGCAGCAACAAAAACATTAAGAATAGTTGAAAATATTGAACGCATTTTAGCGATTGAATTATTGAACGGTTCACAAGCGTTAGCATTTAGAAGACCATTAAAATCGAGTGATTTTATCGAAAGTTTTGTAAAATCATACAGAGAAGATGTTTCGTTTGTTTCAGAAGATAGAATTTTACATTACGACATAGAAAAATCTATTGCTTTTTTGAACACTTTTCAAATTGATTTGGTAGATTAA